Proteins encoded in a region of the Sphingomonas sp. OV641 genome:
- a CDS encoding ABC-F family ATP-binding cassette domain-containing protein: MAAPILAYEDLGLIQGAGWLFRNLNFYVGPRDRLALIGRNGAGKTTLLKLIAGTIDADEGRRTIVPGTRVILLEQDPNLSDYATLADYVLSGSDAPQHFEADAIADQLGIDLSREAATASGGERRRAAIVRALAQDPDVLLLDEPTNHLDIGAIEWLEDWLSRFRGAFVVISHDRTFLTRLTKQTLWLDRGNMRRAEVGFGGFDAWTEQVYAEEQRAAEKLDAKLKIEEHWLQRGVTGRRRRNQGRLSKLKEMRAERAAMIGPQGAAALAIGSDDNKTKVVIDAEHVSKSYDGRTIIRDLTFRVTRGDRIGIVGRNGAGKTTLLRLLTGELAPDSGTVKLAKTLDGIVIDQQRKLMAPEKTVREVLADGGDWIDVLGAKKHIHGYLKEFLFDPSLAEAKVGSLSGGERSRLLLAREFARHSNLLVLDEPTNDLDLETLDLLQEVIADYEGTVLIVSHDRDFLDRTVTVTLGLDGSGKVDVVAGGYEDWERKRAPQNERKSAAKATAATPAAPPQARTKLSYKDQRDFDQLPKRIEQLDAAIARDEALLADPELYARDPGAFDRLMKAISAARDEKENAELRWLELAEMVEALG; encoded by the coding sequence ATGGCTGCCCCTATTCTAGCGTATGAAGACCTTGGCCTCATTCAGGGCGCCGGCTGGCTCTTCCGCAACCTGAACTTCTATGTCGGCCCGCGTGACCGCCTGGCGCTGATCGGCCGCAATGGCGCAGGCAAGACGACCCTGCTGAAGCTGATCGCCGGGACGATCGACGCGGACGAGGGCCGGCGCACCATCGTGCCTGGCACCCGCGTGATCCTGCTGGAGCAGGATCCGAACCTTTCCGACTATGCCACGCTCGCCGATTATGTGCTGTCGGGCAGCGACGCGCCGCAGCACTTCGAGGCCGACGCCATTGCCGATCAGCTTGGTATCGACCTGTCGCGCGAGGCGGCGACCGCGTCCGGCGGTGAACGGCGCCGCGCCGCGATCGTGCGCGCGCTGGCGCAGGACCCGGACGTGCTGCTGCTCGACGAGCCGACCAACCATCTCGATATTGGTGCGATCGAATGGCTGGAGGATTGGCTGAGCCGCTTCCGCGGCGCCTTTGTCGTGATCAGCCATGACCGAACGTTCCTGACCCGGTTGACCAAACAGACCTTGTGGCTCGATCGCGGCAACATGCGCCGCGCTGAAGTCGGCTTCGGCGGCTTTGATGCCTGGACCGAGCAGGTCTATGCCGAGGAGCAGCGCGCCGCCGAGAAGCTGGATGCCAAGCTGAAGATCGAGGAACATTGGCTTCAGCGCGGCGTGACGGGTCGTCGGCGGCGCAATCAGGGCCGCCTGTCCAAGCTGAAGGAAATGCGCGCCGAACGCGCGGCGATGATCGGGCCGCAGGGCGCCGCTGCGCTGGCCATCGGCAGCGACGACAACAAGACCAAGGTCGTCATCGACGCGGAGCATGTCAGCAAGAGCTATGACGGGCGAACGATCATCCGCGATCTGACGTTCCGCGTGACTCGCGGCGACCGGATCGGGATTGTCGGCCGCAACGGCGCGGGCAAGACAACGCTGTTGCGCCTGCTGACCGGCGAACTGGCGCCCGACAGCGGGACGGTGAAGCTCGCCAAGACGCTGGACGGCATCGTCATCGACCAGCAGCGCAAGCTGATGGCGCCGGAGAAGACGGTGCGCGAGGTGCTGGCGGACGGTGGCGACTGGATCGACGTGCTGGGCGCAAAGAAGCACATTCACGGCTATCTCAAGGAATTCCTGTTCGACCCGAGCCTGGCCGAAGCCAAGGTCGGTTCGCTATCGGGCGGGGAGCGATCACGATTGTTGCTGGCGCGGGAATTTGCGCGACATTCCAACCTGTTGGTGCTGGATGAGCCGACCAATGACCTTGATCTCGAAACGCTGGACCTGCTGCAGGAGGTGATCGCGGATTACGAGGGCACCGTCCTGATCGTCAGCCACGATCGCGACTTCCTCGATCGCACCGTGACGGTCACGCTCGGCCTGGACGGGTCCGGCAAGGTGGATGTCGTCGCCGGCGGATATGAGGATTGGGAGCGGAAGCGGGCGCCGCAGAATGAGCGCAAGTCGGCGGCCAAGGCGACAGCCGCAACGCCGGCAGCCCCGCCACAGGCGCGGACCAAGCTGAGCTACAAGGACCAGCGTGACTTCGATCAGCTGCCCAAGCGAATCGAGCAACTGGACGCAGCGATCGCGCGCGACGAGGCGCTGCTGGCGGATCCGGAACTCTATGCCCGCGACCCGGGGGCGTTCGACCGGCTGATGAAGGCGATCAGCGCGGCGCGCGACGAGAAGGAAAATGCGGAGCTGCGCTGGCTCGAATTGGCCGAGATGGTCGAGGCGCTGGGGTAG
- the prsR gene encoding PEP-CTERM-box response regulator transcription factor produces MNAPRKLLIVEDDLGLQRQLRWAYDGYEVLVAADRASAVDMVRAEEPAVVTLDLGLPPDPDGTSEGFAALAEILSLKPETKVIVASGHGARESALQAIADGAWDFYQKPIDIDALGHIVARAFHVHDLEAENRRLALRDTGPALGGLITAAPEMIKVMRTVERVAPADVSVMLLGASGTGKELLARGLHDASRRSGGAFVAINCAAIPETLLESELFGHERGAFTGAVKTTEGKIEQAAGGTLFLDEIGDVPLALQVKLLRFLQERVIERIGGRRPIAVDTRIVCATHRDIDAMVAAGAFREDLYYRLAEIVVRIPSLAGRPGDAALLARHFVTRYAATMNPAVSGLSSDARAAIDAHDWPGNVRELENRVKRAVIMADGKSVTAADLDLAAGEDGAVNLRAAREAADRQAIRHALARADGNISQTARLLGVSRPTLYDLLKSYGLHD; encoded by the coding sequence ATGAACGCTCCACGCAAGTTGTTGATCGTGGAGGATGATCTTGGGCTGCAGCGTCAGTTGCGCTGGGCCTATGACGGCTATGAGGTGCTGGTCGCCGCCGATCGGGCCAGTGCCGTCGATATGGTCCGCGCCGAGGAGCCGGCGGTGGTCACGCTCGATCTTGGCCTGCCGCCCGATCCTGACGGCACCAGCGAAGGCTTTGCTGCGCTGGCGGAAATCCTGTCACTGAAGCCGGAAACCAAGGTGATCGTCGCTTCGGGGCACGGCGCTCGCGAGAGCGCGCTTCAGGCGATCGCGGATGGCGCATGGGATTTCTACCAGAAGCCGATCGACATTGACGCGCTCGGCCACATCGTTGCGCGCGCCTTTCACGTCCATGATCTGGAAGCGGAAAACCGCCGCCTCGCGCTGCGCGATACTGGGCCGGCGCTCGGCGGGCTGATCACGGCGGCGCCCGAGATGATCAAGGTGATGCGCACCGTGGAGCGAGTGGCCCCGGCCGATGTGTCGGTCATGCTGCTCGGCGCGAGCGGCACCGGCAAGGAACTGCTCGCCCGCGGCCTGCACGACGCCTCCCGTCGCTCCGGTGGCGCCTTTGTCGCGATCAACTGCGCCGCCATTCCCGAGACACTGCTGGAAAGCGAACTGTTCGGCCATGAACGCGGCGCCTTCACCGGCGCGGTGAAGACCACCGAGGGCAAGATCGAGCAGGCGGCGGGCGGCACCTTGTTCCTGGACGAGATCGGCGACGTGCCGCTCGCGTTGCAGGTGAAGCTGCTGCGCTTTCTTCAGGAGCGGGTGATCGAGCGCATCGGCGGCAGGCGGCCGATCGCGGTCGACACCCGCATTGTCTGCGCCACCCATCGCGACATCGACGCCATGGTCGCCGCCGGTGCCTTTCGCGAGGATCTATATTACCGGCTGGCCGAAATCGTGGTGCGCATTCCCTCGCTCGCCGGGCGTCCGGGCGACGCGGCCTTGCTGGCCAGGCATTTCGTCACGCGCTACGCCGCGACCATGAACCCGGCGGTATCCGGCCTTTCTTCCGACGCGCGCGCGGCGATCGATGCGCATGACTGGCCGGGCAACGTCCGGGAGCTGGAAAACCGCGTGAAGCGCGCCGTCATCATGGCCGATGGGAAATCGGTGACGGCCGCCGACCTGGATCTCGCGGCCGGCGAGGATGGTGCCGTCAATCTGCGCGCCGCGCGGGAGGCGGCCGACCGTCAGGCGATCCGCCATGCGCTGGCTCGCGCCGATGGCAATATCTCGCAAACGGCGCGCCTGCTCGGCGTCAGCCGCCCGACCCTGTATGATCTGCTGAAGAGCTACGGCTTGCATGATTGA
- the groL gene encoding chaperonin GroEL (60 kDa chaperone family; promotes refolding of misfolded polypeptides especially under stressful conditions; forms two stacked rings of heptamers to form a barrel-shaped 14mer; ends can be capped by GroES; misfolded proteins enter the barrel where they are refolded when GroES binds): MAAKDVKFGRDARERILKGVDILADAVKVTLGPKGRNVVIDKSFGAPRITKDGVSVAKEIELKDKFENMGAQMVREVASKTNDIAGDGTTTATVLAQAIVREGMKSVAAGMNPMDLKRGIDLAVGKVVDDIKARSKPVSGSQEVAQVGIISANGDREVGEKIAEAMEKVGKEGVITVEEAKGLEFELDVVEGMQFDRGYLSPYFITNPEKMQVELNDPYILIHEKKLSNLQSMLPILEAVVQSGRPLLIIAEDIEGEALATLVVNKLRGGLKVAAVKAPGFGDRRKAMLEDIAILTKGEVVSEDLGIKLETVTLGMLGTAKRVTIDKDNTTIVDGAGDAESIKGRTEAIRQQIEVTTSDYDREKLQERLAKLAGGVAVIKVGGATEVEVKERKDRVDDALHATRAAVEEGIVPGGGTALLYATKALEGVSGANDDQTRGVDIVRKSLTALVRQIAQNAGQDGAVVSGKLLDQNDTSFGFNASTDTYENLVQAGVIDPTKVVRTALQNAASVAGLLITTEATVSELPEDKPAMPAMPGGGMGGMDF, encoded by the coding sequence ATGGCAGCCAAGGACGTGAAATTCGGCCGCGACGCACGCGAGCGCATCCTCAAGGGTGTCGACATCCTCGCCGACGCGGTGAAGGTGACGCTGGGCCCGAAGGGTCGCAACGTCGTGATCGACAAGAGCTTCGGCGCGCCCCGCATCACCAAGGACGGTGTGTCGGTCGCCAAGGAAATCGAGCTCAAGGACAAGTTCGAGAACATGGGCGCGCAGATGGTGCGCGAAGTGGCCTCGAAGACCAACGACATCGCCGGTGACGGCACCACCACCGCGACCGTTCTCGCCCAGGCGATCGTTCGCGAGGGCATGAAGTCGGTAGCGGCCGGCATGAACCCGATGGACCTGAAGCGCGGCATCGACCTCGCCGTCGGCAAGGTCGTTGACGACATCAAGGCGCGCTCCAAGCCAGTTTCGGGTTCGCAGGAAGTTGCCCAGGTCGGCATCATCTCCGCGAACGGCGACCGTGAAGTCGGCGAGAAGATCGCCGAGGCCATGGAGAAGGTCGGCAAGGAAGGCGTGATCACCGTCGAAGAGGCGAAGGGTCTCGAATTTGAGCTCGACGTCGTCGAGGGCATGCAGTTCGACCGCGGCTACCTGTCGCCGTACTTCATCACCAACCCGGAAAAGATGCAGGTCGAGCTGAACGATCCCTACATCCTGATCCACGAGAAGAAGCTGTCGAACCTGCAGTCGATGCTTCCGATCCTCGAGGCGGTTGTGCAGTCGGGCCGTCCGCTCCTGATCATCGCCGAGGACATCGAGGGCGAGGCGCTGGCCACGCTCGTCGTGAACAAGCTGCGCGGCGGCCTGAAGGTCGCAGCGGTGAAGGCACCGGGTTTCGGCGATCGTCGCAAGGCGATGCTCGAGGACATCGCGATCCTCACCAAGGGCGAGGTTGTCTCCGAGGATCTCGGCATCAAGCTCGAGACCGTCACGCTCGGCATGCTCGGCACCGCCAAGCGCGTCACGATCGACAAGGACAACACCACCATCGTCGATGGCGCGGGTGATGCGGAGTCGATCAAGGGCCGCACCGAGGCGATCCGTCAGCAGATCGAAGTCACCACTTCGGATTATGACCGTGAGAAGCTGCAGGAGCGTCTCGCCAAGCTTGCTGGCGGCGTTGCCGTGATCAAGGTCGGCGGTGCGACCGAGGTCGAGGTGAAGGAGCGCAAGGACCGCGTCGACGACGCGCTGCACGCGACCCGCGCAGCCGTTGAAGAGGGCATCGTTCCGGGCGGCGGCACGGCGCTGCTCTACGCGACCAAGGCGCTGGAAGGCGTGAGCGGCGCGAACGACGACCAGACCCGCGGTGTGGACATCGTCCGCAAGTCGCTGACCGCGCTGGTGCGCCAGATCGCGCAGAACGCCGGTCAGGACGGCGCCGTGGTGTCGGGCAAGCTGCTCGACCAGAACGACACCTCGTTCGGCTTCAACGCGTCGACCGACACCTATGAGAACCTGGTGCAGGCCGGCGTGATCGACCCGACCAAGGTCGTGCGCACCGCGCTCCAGAACGCCGCATCTGTGGCTGGCCTCCTCATCACCACCGAGGCGACCGTCTCCGAGCTGCCGGAAGACAAGCCCGCCATGCCGGCAATGCCGGGCGGCGGCATGGGCGGCATGGACTTCTGA
- a CDS encoding tetratricopeptide repeat protein produces the protein MIEEAGRYPLLRGRRRRRRARAGTPSWRLARVVAMLVITALVLAAIVLVARRAARPDPGAALVASLAALKRGNYSAARNHALVAADGQEAARANAVLGRAYLLVGDGAAAEGALNRAVAAGMPRARLHHLFADAYLMQGSADRALSEAARAAPRYRGYAARVRARAMAVSGDVPGATRLLNTILADDPDNAGALADLGRIRFGAGDILAADLAARRAMELDPANLAAIVLAGEVVRSRYGLVAALPWFDRALALDAYYLPALIQYAATAGDAGRYRAMLAATRRALAARPNSPEALYLQAVLAARAGKRDLARALLGRMGDAGLAMPGVVLLTGMLAYADGGYEQAVVSFREIVGRQPMNLVARRLLGAALLRSGDARGALDVLRPIAVRADADSYTLALAGRAFEATGERDWAARFLDRAARPTLADPEPFASDGGTGALAAAVAGAPADPAVAVAYVRSLLDAGQSAAAEQRASALAAASPGAPEAQTLAGDVLAVQQRFGAALPRYKQAANLRFDTPAMLRLAEAANRSGAAGQAASALALYLSQNPQSVIAHRALANLQLGARDWPAAIETLERLHAGVGGRDALVQAQLAYAYAGAGDGASGVDHGRAAYRLAPMNPAACDAYGWALYERGDVSAALQLLEKAAVLNPAHAGIRWHFAQALAEAGRTEEARAQIAQALRDPAFPDRAPAIALLKFLER, from the coding sequence ATGATTGAGGAAGCAGGGCGCTATCCGCTGCTGCGCGGGCGGCGGCGTCGCCGTCGCGCGCGGGCGGGCACGCCATCGTGGCGGCTGGCTCGCGTGGTGGCGATGCTGGTCATCACCGCGCTGGTGCTGGCCGCGATCGTGCTGGTCGCCCGCCGTGCCGCGCGGCCCGATCCGGGCGCGGCGCTGGTCGCCAGCCTCGCGGCGCTGAAGCGCGGCAATTACAGCGCGGCACGCAATCACGCGCTCGTCGCGGCCGACGGCCAGGAAGCGGCGCGCGCCAATGCGGTGCTTGGCCGTGCTTATCTGCTGGTGGGCGATGGCGCGGCCGCCGAGGGCGCGCTGAACCGCGCAGTGGCCGCCGGCATGCCGCGCGCGCGGCTCCATCACCTGTTCGCCGATGCCTATCTGATGCAGGGCAGTGCTGATCGCGCACTGTCAGAGGCAGCGCGCGCCGCTCCACGCTACCGCGGCTATGCCGCCCGCGTCCGGGCCCGCGCCATGGCCGTGAGTGGCGACGTGCCCGGCGCCACCCGATTGCTGAACACGATCCTGGCGGATGATCCGGACAATGCCGGTGCCTTGGCCGATCTTGGGCGCATCCGATTCGGCGCTGGCGACATCCTCGCTGCCGATCTCGCCGCGCGCCGCGCCATGGAGCTGGACCCTGCCAATCTGGCGGCGATCGTGCTGGCGGGGGAAGTGGTGCGCAGCCGCTACGGCCTTGTTGCCGCGCTACCCTGGTTCGATCGGGCGCTGGCGCTCGACGCTTATTACCTGCCCGCGCTCATCCAATATGCCGCGACCGCCGGCGATGCCGGCCGATATCGTGCCATGCTCGCGGCAACCCGCCGCGCGCTGGCCGCCCGGCCCAACAGCCCGGAGGCGCTGTATCTGCAGGCCGTCCTGGCTGCCCGGGCCGGCAAGCGCGATCTGGCGCGCGCATTGCTCGGCCGCATGGGCGATGCCGGCCTTGCCATGCCCGGCGTGGTGCTGCTCACCGGCATGCTCGCTTACGCCGATGGGGGTTACGAGCAGGCGGTGGTCAGTTTCCGGGAGATCGTCGGTCGTCAGCCGATGAACCTGGTGGCGCGGCGCCTGCTCGGTGCGGCGCTGCTGCGATCGGGCGACGCACGAGGCGCGCTTGACGTGCTGCGGCCGATCGCCGTGCGCGCTGATGCCGACAGCTATACGCTGGCTCTCGCAGGACGGGCGTTTGAGGCGACGGGGGAGCGGGACTGGGCGGCGCGCTTCCTTGATCGTGCGGCGCGGCCAACGCTGGCCGATCCGGAGCCTTTTGCCAGCGATGGCGGCACGGGTGCCCTTGCTGCGGCCGTGGCTGGTGCGCCTGCGGATCCTGCGGTCGCGGTCGCCTATGTCCGCAGTCTCCTTGATGCCGGGCAATCCGCTGCAGCGGAGCAGCGCGCCAGCGCGCTTGCCGCCGCATCGCCGGGGGCACCGGAGGCGCAGACACTGGCGGGCGACGTGCTGGCCGTGCAGCAGCGGTTCGGCGCCGCGCTCCCGCGTTACAAGCAGGCTGCCAATCTGCGCTTCGACACGCCCGCCATGCTGCGCCTGGCGGAGGCCGCCAATCGATCCGGCGCCGCGGGGCAGGCGGCGTCCGCCCTCGCGCTGTACCTGTCGCAAAACCCGCAAAGCGTGATCGCGCACCGCGCGCTCGCCAACCTTCAGCTCGGCGCGCGAGACTGGCCTGCCGCCATCGAAACGCTGGAGCGGCTGCACGCCGGGGTCGGCGGGCGGGACGCCCTCGTCCAGGCACAGCTGGCCTATGCCTATGCCGGGGCAGGGGATGGCGCGAGCGGCGTGGATCATGGCCGCGCCGCCTACCGGCTCGCACCGATGAACCCGGCGGCCTGTGATGCCTATGGCTGGGCCTTGTACGAACGGGGTGATGTTTCTGCCGCGCTGCAGCTTCTGGAAAAGGCCGCCGTGCTTAACCCGGCGCACGCCGGCATCCGCTGGCATTTTGCACAGGCACTGGCGGAGGCTGGGCGAACGGAGGAGGCACGGGCGCAGATCGCTCAGGCCTTGCGCGATCCCGCCTTTCCCGATCGCGCGCCGGCCATCGCGCTGCTAAAGTTCCTCGAGCGCTGA
- a CDS encoding ATP-binding protein: MDDLTRIAAALERLAPPPPPAADPLAHPAYVWRDGVLVAARAFAPLPLDLLHGVEVQRDLLLANLTRLSGGHAAQDVLLWGARGTGKSALVKACVGAVQTTGGPLALIEVAADRLDSLPALFDAIAAVPRSFVLFLDDLGFDAAADARTLRSLLEGGAEARPANARLVVTSNRRHLIPRDVHEQENAINPRDAVDDHMALADRFGLSLGFHVVDQPLYLDIVRGYAERHGLPFDAQDALLWANRRGSRSGRVAWQYVVDLAGRAGKSL; the protein is encoded by the coding sequence ATGGACGATCTCACCCGCATTGCCGCCGCGCTGGAACGCCTCGCGCCGCCCCCGCCGCCGGCGGCTGATCCGCTGGCGCACCCCGCGTATGTCTGGCGGGATGGCGTGCTGGTGGCGGCCCGTGCCTTTGCGCCGCTTCCGCTCGATCTGCTGCATGGGGTGGAGGTACAGCGTGATCTGCTGCTCGCCAATCTGACGCGCCTGTCCGGCGGCCATGCTGCCCAGGATGTCTTGCTGTGGGGCGCCCGCGGCACGGGCAAGTCCGCGCTGGTCAAGGCCTGCGTCGGCGCGGTCCAGACCACCGGTGGCCCGCTCGCGCTCATCGAGGTCGCCGCAGATCGGCTGGATAGCCTGCCCGCATTGTTCGATGCGATCGCGGCCGTGCCCCGGTCCTTTGTCCTGTTCCTCGATGATCTGGGCTTTGACGCCGCGGCGGACGCACGCACGCTGCGCTCCCTGCTGGAGGGCGGGGCGGAGGCGCGGCCGGCCAATGCACGGCTGGTCGTCACCTCCAACCGCCGCCACTTGATCCCGCGCGACGTTCACGAACAGGAAAATGCGATCAACCCGCGCGACGCGGTGGACGATCACATGGCGCTTGCCGATCGCTTCGGCCTCAGCCTCGGCTTCCACGTCGTCGATCAGCCGCTCTACCTCGACATCGTCCGCGGCTATGCGGAGCGGCATGGCCTGCCGTTCGATGCGCAGGATGCGCTGCTCTGGGCGAATAGGCGGGGCAGCCGGTCTGGCCGGGTCGCCTGGCAATATGTCGTCGATCTGGCGGGACGGGCCGGTAAAAGCCTTTAA
- the groES gene encoding co-chaperone GroES — translation MNFRPLHDRVLVRRVEAEEKTAGGIIIPDTAKEKPQEGEVVAAGAGAKAEDGKVTPLDVKAGDRILFGKWSGTEVKVNGEDLLIMKESDILGIIA, via the coding sequence ATGAACTTCCGTCCGCTGCACGACCGCGTGCTCGTGCGCCGCGTCGAGGCCGAGGAAAAGACTGCCGGGGGGATCATCATTCCCGACACCGCCAAGGAAAAGCCGCAGGAAGGCGAAGTTGTCGCCGCCGGCGCGGGCGCCAAGGCGGAAGACGGCAAGGTCACGCCGCTCGACGTCAAGGCCGGTGACCGCATCCTGTTCGGCAAGTGGTCGGGCACCGAGGTCAAGGTGAACGGCGAAGACCTGCTCATCATGAAGGAATCGGACATCCTCGGGATCATCGCCTGA
- a CDS encoding MATE family efflux transporter: MEFAAAPPLTETRPASDRAELSALLRLSAPLVGANLLQMAVSAVDVIFVARLGTIDLAAATLGVFLFNLSMYALIGLTSAASPLIAAELGRRRHAVREVRRSVRMAFWVGAAAALPVLLLLAHGETLLLLAGQDADVARRAGHFLDIILIGLLPGVAAGIMRSSAAALSRPGWAFAVTGLALLVSIVANWALVFGNLGAPALGLEGSAIASVISLTAMTIAYVGIFLFDRRLRRYRLFGRWWAAEWPRFRDIVRLGVPIMLTWTFEGALFGGAAILMGLIGVNEVAAHAVALNIAAIAFQVPFGIAQAATIRVGMAYGALDREWIARAGRVALVMGIGFMGITAGAMWAAPRLFVSAYVDVEAPANAIVVRLAVQYLALAAMFQLVDGAQAVAAGVLRGLQDTRVPMLIALFGYWVVGFGTSIFLGFQAGWAGVGIWTGLAVGLLAVSILLMWRWYARERLGLVPRTA; encoded by the coding sequence ATGGAGTTCGCCGCCGCCCCGCCGCTGACCGAAACGCGTCCGGCGAGCGACCGGGCCGAGCTGTCCGCGCTGCTGCGCCTGTCGGCACCGCTTGTCGGCGCGAACCTGCTGCAGATGGCGGTCAGCGCGGTGGACGTCATTTTCGTGGCGCGACTCGGCACCATTGATCTGGCAGCGGCGACGCTGGGCGTGTTCCTCTTCAACCTCAGCATGTATGCGCTGATCGGCCTCACCAGCGCCGCCTCTCCGCTGATCGCGGCGGAGCTCGGCCGGCGCCGCCATGCAGTGCGCGAGGTGAGGCGCAGCGTGCGCATGGCCTTCTGGGTTGGCGCCGCCGCGGCGTTGCCCGTCCTGCTGCTGCTTGCCCATGGCGAAACCTTGCTGCTGCTGGCGGGGCAGGATGCCGACGTGGCGCGCCGCGCCGGTCATTTCCTCGACATCATCCTGATCGGCCTGCTGCCCGGTGTCGCCGCCGGGATCATGCGGTCATCGGCGGCGGCGCTCAGCCGGCCCGGCTGGGCGTTCGCCGTCACTGGGCTGGCGCTGCTGGTGAGCATTGTCGCCAACTGGGCGCTGGTGTTCGGCAATCTGGGCGCGCCGGCGCTGGGTCTGGAAGGGTCCGCGATCGCCAGCGTCATCAGCCTGACTGCCATGACGATCGCTTATGTCGGGATCTTCCTGTTCGACCGGCGACTGCGCCGCTATCGCCTGTTCGGCCGCTGGTGGGCGGCCGAATGGCCCCGTTTTCGGGACATCGTGCGGCTTGGCGTGCCGATCATGCTGACCTGGACCTTCGAGGGCGCGCTGTTCGGCGGCGCCGCGATCCTGATGGGGTTGATCGGCGTCAACGAGGTGGCGGCCCACGCCGTGGCACTCAACATCGCGGCGATCGCTTTTCAGGTCCCCTTCGGCATCGCGCAGGCGGCGACCATCCGCGTCGGCATGGCCTATGGCGCACTGGACCGGGAATGGATCGCGCGGGCTGGCCGCGTCGCGCTGGTGATGGGGATCGGCTTCATGGGCATCACCGCCGGCGCGATGTGGGCCGCGCCCCGCCTGTTCGTCAGCGCCTATGTCGACGTGGAGGCCCCGGCGAACGCAATCGTGGTGAGGCTGGCGGTGCAGTATCTGGCGCTCGCCGCCATGTTCCAGCTGGTCGATGGCGCACAGGCGGTAGCGGCCGGCGTGCTGCGTGGGCTGCAGGACACGCGCGTGCCGATGCTGATCGCGCTGTTCGGCTATTGGGTGGTCGGTTTTGGCACCTCGATCTTCCTCGGCTTTCAGGCAGGATGGGCGGGCGTGGGCATCTGGACCGGCCTCGCGGTGGGGCTGCTGGCGGTGTCCATCCTGCTGATGTGGCGCTGGTACGCGCGCGAACGGCTCGGCCTCGTCCCGCGCACGGCCTGA